A window from Bacteroidota bacterium encodes these proteins:
- a CDS encoding carboxypeptidase-like regulatory domain-containing protein, giving the protein MKNVTRFSKLIIVFLLSVFSFYQAKGDGVITIGTANYWLSNLPCYPYFGYSWSQCVYLQSEMGMSTAIQITQIAYHEYSYYSPYTMTDEQIYMKNVPYSTVTNTSYPDPANNGYTHVYSGSVTWPGPYLDSWVVFTLQTPFIWDGSSNISIVYEDHDIGWTSSYPYFYGSYIYPNNSSYAYNDNYWPSSGYTYSYRADIQLYWQDMPPGILNGTVTDAYSGLPIIGAKVTAGTDYAYTAADGTYSMELLAVTYNVIFEKAGYTTQSQYVYVSPNTTTTLNAALVEEAVPPSGVLAALRPPNNNVVDVTWGIPNGYYEIIYDDGTFENMTAWLEEGSLNALKFTPVGYPVNVTGGSVNIGDGTFPPGGDQLQTFGIAVFDDDGPNGYPGTYLGSIEVEPQAFGWVSFDLSSLGITFSSGEFYIGMQQGGNWP; this is encoded by the coding sequence ATGAAAAATGTTACTCGATTCAGCAAACTGATAATTGTATTTCTATTATCAGTATTTTCATTTTATCAGGCGAAAGGTGATGGCGTTATTACCATTGGAACGGCGAATTATTGGTTAAGCAATCTTCCATGTTATCCCTATTTTGGTTATTCATGGTCCCAGTGTGTTTACCTTCAAAGCGAGATGGGTATGAGCACTGCAATCCAGATAACCCAGATCGCCTATCATGAGTATAGCTATTATTCACCCTATACCATGACTGATGAACAGATTTACATGAAAAATGTGCCGTATAGCACTGTTACTAACACAAGCTACCCTGATCCGGCAAACAATGGGTATACCCATGTTTATTCCGGATCTGTAACCTGGCCTGGTCCATATCTTGACAGTTGGGTTGTCTTCACGCTGCAAACACCGTTTATCTGGGATGGTTCAAGTAATATTTCCATAGTTTATGAGGATCATGATATAGGTTGGACATCTTCCTACCCATACTTTTATGGTTCATATATCTATCCTAATAACAGCAGTTATGCATATAATGATAACTATTGGCCGTCGAGTGGTTATACCTATTCTTATCGTGCTGACATCCAATTATATTGGCAGGATATGCCCCCTGGTATTCTCAATGGAACGGTGACTGATGCATATTCAGGATTACCAATTATCGGAGCTAAAGTGACAGCCGGTACTGATTATGCATACACCGCGGCAGATGGTACATATTCAATGGAACTCCTTGCTGTGACATATAATGTGATCTTTGAAAAAGCCGGTTATACCACACAATCACAATATGTCTATGTTTCACCGAATACGACCACAACACTCAATGCAGCACTTGTTGAAGAGGCTGTACCTCCGTCAGGTGTTCTCGCAGCGCTTCGTCCACCAAATAATAACGTGGTGGATGTAACCTGGGGAATACCCAATGGATATTATGAAATCATCTACGATGACGGTACGTTTGAAAATATGACCGCGTGGCTGGAAGAAGGAAGCCTGAATGCACTGAAGTTTACACCGGTCGGTTACCCTGTCAATGTTACTGGTGGTTCGGTGAATATCGGTGATGGCACTTTTCCTCCGGGCGGTGATCAATTGCAGACATTCGGCATTGCCGTTTTCGACGATGATGGCCCCAATGGCTACCCGGGCACTTATCTGGGAAGCATTGAAGTG